One genomic region from Nostoc sphaeroides encodes:
- a CDS encoding NADH-quinone oxidoreductase subunit M, with product MLSVLIWLPIFAAVLIAILPASFPKHRIRLTALIFSGIVIFWNLFILLKFDISNPGMQFKEYLPWNETLGLTYQIGVDGLSILMLVLNSLLTWISIYSSSKETERPRLFYSMILLVSGGVAGAFLAENLLLFFLFYELELIPFYLLISIWGGEKRGYAGMKFLIYTAVSGALILATFLGMVWLSGSTNFAFDAVSTENLSIAKQILLLAGIVLGFGIKIPLVPFHTWLPDAYVEASAPIAILLGGVLAKLGTYGLLRFGLGMFPHAWSIIAPTLAIWGAISAIYGAVVAIAQKDIKRMVAYSSVGHMGYILLAGAASTPLALVGAVAQMFSHGIILAILFHLVGVVEAKVGTRELDKLNGLMSPIRGLPLISALLVLSGMASAGIPGLTGFIAEFIVFQGSFSAFPIPTILCVVASGLTAVYFVILLNRTCFGRLDNLAYYPKVLWSEKIPALILAAFIIFLGVQPTWLVRWSESTTTTMVAAIPSLEKTVISEVALK from the coding sequence ATGTTAAGTGTCTTGATTTGGCTCCCAATTTTCGCTGCTGTTCTCATAGCAATATTACCTGCAAGTTTCCCTAAACATCGTATTCGTTTAACAGCATTAATTTTTTCTGGGATAGTTATTTTCTGGAACCTTTTTATCCTGCTAAAATTTGATATCAGCAATCCAGGGATGCAATTTAAAGAGTATTTACCCTGGAACGAAACCCTTGGCTTGACCTATCAAATAGGTGTTGATGGGCTTTCTATATTAATGTTGGTATTAAATAGCCTGCTAACCTGGATTTCTATTTACAGCAGTAGTAAAGAAACTGAACGCCCCCGGCTGTTTTACTCCATGATTTTATTAGTTAGTGGAGGAGTCGCAGGTGCTTTTCTAGCAGAGAATTTACTACTATTCTTCCTATTCTACGAACTAGAATTAATCCCCTTCTATTTACTAATTTCCATTTGGGGAGGGGAAAAACGGGGTTATGCTGGAATGAAATTCCTGATTTATACTGCTGTTTCAGGAGCATTAATTCTGGCAACATTTTTGGGTATGGTGTGGCTGAGTGGTTCCACCAATTTTGCTTTTGATGCAGTGTCAACAGAAAACTTGTCAATAGCAAAACAAATTCTTTTACTAGCAGGGATAGTACTAGGTTTTGGTATTAAAATTCCCTTAGTTCCCTTCCATACTTGGCTACCCGATGCTTACGTTGAGGCTTCAGCACCAATTGCCATTCTTCTCGGTGGCGTGTTAGCAAAGCTGGGAACTTATGGATTGTTGCGATTTGGGTTGGGTATGTTTCCCCATGCTTGGAGTATTATTGCACCAACTTTAGCAATTTGGGGAGCAATCAGCGCTATCTATGGGGCAGTAGTTGCGATCGCTCAAAAAGATATCAAGCGCATGGTAGCATACAGTTCCGTCGGTCACATGGGTTACATCTTACTAGCTGGTGCCGCCAGTACCCCCCTAGCACTCGTTGGTGCAGTCGCCCAAATGTTTAGCCACGGTATCATCCTGGCGATTCTCTTCCACTTGGTGGGAGTCGTAGAAGCCAAAGTTGGCACTCGTGAATTAGATAAACTCAATGGTTTAATGAGTCCCATCCGCGGCTTACCTCTAATTAGTGCCTTACTAGTTTTAAGTGGAATGGCTAGTGCAGGTATTCCCGGTTTAACAGGATTCATCGCCGAATTTATCGTCTTTCAAGGTAGTTTCTCTGCCTTTCCCATTCCGACAATTTTGTGTGTAGTAGCTAGTGGATTAACCGCAGTTTATTTTGTCATTCTCCTCAACCGTACCTGTTTTGGCAGACTCGATAACTTAGCCTACTATCCCAAAGTCCTTTGGTCTGAGAAAATACCAGCTTTAATTTTGGCAGCTTTCATCATCTTTTTGGGAGTACAACCCACTTGGTTGGTACGTTGGAGTGAATCCACAACTACAACAATGGTAGCTGCAATTCCCTCCTTAGAAAAAACCGTAATCTCTGAAGTAGCCCTGAAATAG
- a CDS encoding CO2 hydration protein, which yields MTAIKTAIKLPPSTHEFADVIHRLEAGGAMLPDTPENLMQIIGLYKAYAVPMDFYWRDLLYIAENEFLNPLPFFKYFLPKEYLELHNHYAGDDADLRIWRGEATAHPELLAFIEKGETFKMPKLLHHLLHDRINMEFAEACMRAMLWHRGMGGQFDPYLDSEEYKANADRAIKAYFQGNPVMLGLYKLFPDMFLEQCRQMSYYANLGLFWEVMAPVFFEMSDRYDEGSISSVPEAMSFLVNGIFAIAGRPIYHHVYIRGECYEIIPKSKGFMWLYEAALPYVEAVFYRTAPFRGTKSYNAQARQVPADQKDFHFGILYADVFPVGTAGIPPTLLMQDMLHFLPPYLVDYYSKHCRGEEDMLIQLGVSFQRSMYCVTSAVIQALRTALLYPLDDQNPKHLQANRDFFEMQLNRFTRSDYNIRDAARLGSIQKQDYR from the coding sequence ATGACAGCAATTAAAACAGCAATTAAATTACCTCCTTCAACGCACGAATTTGCCGATGTAATTCACCGCTTAGAAGCAGGCGGTGCAATGTTACCCGATACTCCAGAAAATTTGATGCAAATCATCGGTTTATATAAAGCTTATGCTGTGCCGATGGACTTTTACTGGCGTGATCTACTTTATATTGCCGAAAACGAATTTTTAAACCCGCTTCCCTTCTTCAAATACTTCTTACCCAAAGAGTATTTAGAACTGCATAATCATTACGCTGGCGATGATGCCGATTTGCGAATTTGGCGCGGCGAAGCTACTGCACATCCAGAACTTTTGGCATTTATCGAGAAGGGTGAAACTTTCAAAATGCCGAAATTGTTGCATCACTTGCTCCACGATCGCATTAACATGGAATTTGCGGAAGCTTGTATGCGGGCGATGTTGTGGCACAGAGGGATGGGTGGACAATTTGACCCTTATCTAGATTCCGAAGAATACAAAGCCAACGCTGACAGGGCAATTAAAGCTTACTTTCAAGGAAACCCGGTAATGCTAGGGCTTTACAAACTGTTCCCCGATATGTTTTTGGAACAGTGCCGCCAGATGTCATACTACGCTAATCTGGGCTTATTCTGGGAAGTCATGGCCCCAGTGTTCTTTGAAATGTCCGATCGCTATGATGAAGGTAGCATTAGCAGCGTCCCAGAGGCAATGAGTTTCTTAGTTAATGGTATATTTGCGATCGCAGGTCGTCCGATTTACCATCATGTTTATATTCGTGGCGAATGCTACGAAATTATCCCCAAATCCAAGGGTTTCATGTGGCTATATGAAGCCGCATTACCTTATGTAGAAGCTGTTTTCTACCGCACCGCACCCTTCCGAGGGACAAAATCTTATAATGCTCAAGCCCGTCAAGTACCGGCAGACCAGAAAGACTTTCACTTTGGTATTCTTTACGCCGATGTATTTCCAGTGGGTACTGCTGGCATTCCCCCGACATTATTAATGCAAGATATGTTGCATTTTTTGCCCCCATATCTTGTTGATTACTACAGCAAACATTGCCGGGGTGAAGAAGATATGTTGATTCAGTTGGGAGTCAGTTTCCAACGCTCAATGTACTGTGTCACTTCTGCGGTAATTCAAGCCTTGCGAACTGCACTTTTATATCCATTAGATGACCAAAATCCCAAGCATTTACAAGCCAATCGAGATTTTTTTGAAATGCAGCTAAATCGCTTTACTCGTTCTGACTACAATATTCGTGATGCTGCTCGTTTGGGGAGTATTCAAAAGCAAGATTATAGATAA
- a CDS encoding carbonic anhydrase, whose product MSRQHRQFNLSRRSLFKFGAGAIGTGVLTAGLSSNLLAAEKKAPAEDEITPDKALQELLEGNERFVKAKRRNPNQTRSRLVEVAKGQKPFASILGCADSRVPSEIVFDQGLGDLFVCRVAGNIATREEIGSLEFGSLVLGSKVIIVVGHERCGAVDAAIKGAQVPGQIGSLLEAIKPSVESSKEQSGDKLENACKANILAQVEKLKSSSVLSELIKAEKLKIVGGYYDLDTGKISVVS is encoded by the coding sequence ATGAGCAGACAACATCGCCAGTTCAATCTTTCCAGAAGAAGTTTATTCAAGTTTGGTGCAGGTGCGATCGGTACAGGTGTATTGACAGCCGGACTTAGCTCAAACTTACTTGCAGCCGAAAAAAAAGCCCCAGCAGAAGATGAGATTACCCCCGACAAGGCATTGCAAGAATTATTAGAAGGTAATGAAAGATTTGTCAAAGCAAAACGTCGCAATCCTAACCAAACCCGTTCACGTTTAGTGGAAGTTGCTAAAGGACAAAAGCCCTTTGCTTCTATTCTCGGCTGTGCAGATTCACGAGTGCCTTCAGAGATTGTTTTTGACCAAGGACTTGGAGATTTATTTGTCTGCCGTGTAGCTGGTAATATTGCTACGCGAGAAGAAATTGGTAGCCTAGAATTTGGCAGTTTAGTATTAGGCTCTAAAGTGATTATAGTGGTGGGACATGAAAGATGTGGTGCAGTAGATGCTGCAATCAAAGGCGCTCAAGTACCAGGGCAAATTGGAAGTTTGCTTGAGGCAATTAAACCAAGTGTAGAAAGTTCAAAAGAGCAATCAGGAGATAAATTAGAAAACGCTTGTAAAGCAAATATTTTGGCGCAAGTTGAAAAATTGAAATCATCGTCAGTTTTATCTGAGTTAATCAAGGCAGAAAAGCTGAAAATAGTTGGTGGTTATTACGATTTAGATACTGGAAAAATCAGTGTAGTCAGTTAG
- a CDS encoding NAD(P)H-quinone oxidoreductase subunit F has product MAQFLLETVWLVPCYALIGGLLAVPWSPGIIRNTGPRPAGYVNLVMTFLAFVHSAIALQATWNQPAQEVFIPWLSTAGLDLTIALEISSVSVGALVVIAGLNLLAQIYAIGYMEMDWGWGRFYSLLGLFEAGLCALVLCNNLFFSYVILEVLTLGTYLLVGLWFSQPLVVSGARDAFLTKRVGDLFLLMGVLALWPLAGTWSYPELAKWAATANVNPTTMTLVGLALIAGPMGKCAQFPLHLWLDEAMEGPVPSTILRNSVVVASGAWVLIKLQPVLTISPVVSSAMVGIGVVTALGASLIAIAQIDLKRCQSYSVSAYMGLVFIAVGTQQYETALLLVLTHAISAALLVMSTGGIIWNSITQDVTQLGGLWTRRPISAIAFIVGTLGLIGFPPLGSFWALVKLADSLWETQPWLVGVVIAVNALTAVSLTREFGLIFGGKPRQMSQRSPEAHWPMILPMMILIGVSLHLPLVLQSLSLLPDWATLNKDIALLLIWSSIFGCSITGVIYFSNIPKPIRLPWQGLQDLIAYDFYTPKLYKMTIIFGVAKISQLADMIDRFVVDGIVNFVGLFSLLGGEGLKYSTSGQTQFYALTVLLGVGVLGMWVTWPFWGIQFLNLVFQISTLG; this is encoded by the coding sequence ATGGCTCAGTTTCTACTTGAGACTGTATGGCTAGTTCCGTGCTATGCCTTAATAGGTGGCTTGTTAGCCGTACCTTGGTCGCCAGGGATCATTCGGAACACGGGGCCAAGACCGGCGGGTTATGTAAATTTGGTAATGACATTTTTGGCGTTTGTACATAGTGCGATCGCGTTACAAGCAACTTGGAATCAGCCAGCCCAAGAAGTATTTATTCCTTGGTTATCTACAGCTGGTTTAGACCTCACCATTGCTTTAGAAATATCCTCGGTGAGTGTCGGCGCTTTGGTTGTGATTGCTGGCTTAAATTTGCTGGCGCAGATTTATGCGATCGGTTACATGGAAATGGATTGGGGTTGGGGACGCTTCTATTCCTTATTAGGATTATTTGAAGCGGGACTATGTGCCCTTGTTCTGTGTAATAACTTGTTCTTCAGCTATGTAATTTTGGAAGTCCTGACGCTGGGAACCTACCTACTAGTCGGCTTATGGTTTAGCCAGCCGTTAGTAGTCTCAGGTGCTAGAGATGCTTTCTTAACTAAGCGGGTAGGAGACTTATTCTTACTAATGGGCGTGTTGGCATTATGGCCCTTAGCCGGAACTTGGAGTTATCCAGAACTAGCCAAGTGGGCGGCTACTGCTAACGTCAACCCGACAACAATGACACTGGTAGGTTTAGCCTTAATTGCTGGGCCAATGGGTAAATGTGCCCAGTTCCCCCTGCATCTGTGGTTGGATGAAGCGATGGAAGGCCCTGTTCCCAGTACGATTTTGCGGAATTCGGTAGTAGTAGCTAGTGGTGCATGGGTGCTGATTAAATTGCAACCAGTGTTAACCATTTCGCCCGTAGTTTCATCGGCGATGGTGGGAATTGGGGTAGTGACAGCGTTGGGTGCTTCGTTAATTGCGATCGCTCAAATTGATCTTAAACGCTGCCAATCCTATTCTGTCAGTGCCTACATGGGTTTAGTATTCATCGCCGTAGGAACGCAACAATACGAAACGGCGCTATTGTTAGTACTCACCCATGCGATATCCGCAGCCCTATTAGTAATGAGTACTGGCGGAATTATCTGGAATAGCATCACCCAAGACGTAACCCAATTAGGCGGATTGTGGACACGTCGCCCAATTTCAGCAATAGCCTTTATCGTCGGGACTTTGGGATTAATTGGTTTTCCTCCCTTGGGTAGCTTTTGGGCGTTAGTGAAACTAGCAGATAGCTTGTGGGAAACCCAACCTTGGTTAGTGGGAGTAGTGATAGCCGTAAATGCTTTAACAGCCGTGAGTTTAACCAGAGAATTCGGTTTAATTTTTGGCGGAAAACCTAGACAAATGAGTCAGCGATCGCCTGAAGCACACTGGCCGATGATTCTGCCAATGATGATTTTAATTGGTGTTAGTCTACATCTTCCTTTAGTGTTGCAAAGCTTATCACTTTTACCCGATTGGGCAACTCTCAATAAAGATATAGCACTGCTTTTAATTTGGTCGAGTATTTTCGGTTGCAGTATAACTGGCGTGATTTATTTCAGCAATATTCCTAAACCGATTCGCCTCCCTTGGCAAGGTTTACAAGACTTAATCGCATACGACTTTTACACCCCCAAACTCTATAAAATGACCATAATTTTTGGAGTTGCCAAAATTTCCCAACTTGCCGATATGATTGACCGCTTTGTAGTCGATGGTATCGTTAATTTCGTTGGTTTATTTTCGCTATTAGGCGGCGAAGGTCTTAAATACAGCACCTCTGGACAAACCCAGTTTTATGCCTTAACCGTTCTTTTAGGAGTAGGTGTTTTAGGTATGTGGGTAACTTGGCCATTTTGGGGAATCCAGTTTTTAAATTTGGTTTTTCAAATTTCGACACTTGGATAG